Within the Fischerella sp. PCC 9605 genome, the region GCGATGCAGTTCTAAGCGATCGCCCATCACCGTACTATTGGTTGAGTCCTCACCAAGATCTAGATTTATTGCCAGTCCCTTTGGTTCAGCTAGGGGAGTTAATTCATCTGCCACTTCTTTGAGTAATTGCCCTAGATTAACTGGTTGAAACGCTAAGGTTTTGCGTCCTGCTTCAAAGCGATAAACCTCCAGTAGGGTATTTACCATTGCTAGCAGGTTGGTGTTGCTACGGCCCATGATAGTAATAACTTCTTGCATTGGTGGTGATAAACTTCCCAATGCACCTTCTGAAAGAAGTGTCAGCATCCGTTCTGCTGCTACTAGGGGCGTGCGTAAGTCGTGGGTGAGGCGAGAGACAAAATCTTCTCTTTGACGGGCGATTTCATCGCGTTCGTCGATACTGTGTTTGAGACGGAGAAGCGATCGCACTCGTGCTAGCAACTCGTCTACTGTTACTGGTTTACGGATAAAGTCATCAGCACCCAAGTCTAATCCTTGGGCAACATTCGGTGAATCGTGAGCAGTGATAAGTAGGATCGGAATAAATGGCAAACTCTGATTTTCCCTAATCTGCTTGGTTACTTCATAACCATCCATCCCCGGCATCATCAGATCCAGCAGTATTAAGTCAAAAGTCGCTTCGGCAATTTTTGCCAATGCACAAGCACCATTTTCTGCCGTAGTAACTGTATAGCCTTCTTCCTCCAATATGGTTTTGATTAAAAATACATTATCAGGAGAATCATCAACTACTAGGATTTTGTCTGAGTGAGAAGATTGTGAACTCATTGTAAAAGTAATGTTTGGTTATATTGGTTATAAAACTTTAATTTTAGTTAATGCATTTAAGTAATTTATTTTACTTCTTCATGATTAACTTATGACCAGGAAATATTATGTACTTGGAGATTGTGACCAATCTACTGTAGCAACAATTATGATTGATCCATTGTTGGCAGCTAAACAGCGATCGCACTTTCACTTCAAAACAAGCGATCGCACCGCAGATTGGCGTAAGTTAAACGAATATAGCGATGTTGGTAACGAATGTCTTGATGTTATCTATGAATGTCCTGATGTTAATAAGGAATGTCAAGACGTTTGTCACAAATGCCTTGATGTTATCTATAGAATGTCTTGATGTTGGTGACGACAGCTTTAATGTTGGTAACAAAAGCTTTGGGCGTGTGACAAACACTAAAGCGATAGTAAGCGATCGCATTCTCATATGACGCTAAAGTCAGCGATCGCACTGTTCACCCAAAATGAGCTTACCTTTTTCACCTGTTGAGAGTTTAGCCATGTTTACAGCTATGTAATGAAGATGCGATCGCACAAGCGTATTCAAGTGACACATTAAAACAAAAAGTAGCGCTGTGCCATTGGCAAAACCGTTGCAGGTTCACAAGTTAGCAACTCCCCATCTGCCCTCACTTCATAAGTTTCCGGATCTACTTCGATGCGCGGTAATGCATCATTTAGCTTCATATCCCGCTTACTCAACTGACGTGTTCCAGAAACCGCAACTGCTTGCTTGT harbors:
- a CDS encoding sensor histidine kinase → MSSQSSHSDKILVVDDSPDNVFLIKTILEEEGYTVTTAENGACALAKIAEATFDLILLDLMMPGMDGYEVTKQIRENQSLPFIPILLITAHDSPNVAQGLDLGADDFIRKPVTVDELLARVRSLLRLKHSIDERDEIARQREDFVSRLTHDLRTPLVAAERMLTLLSEGALGSLSPPMQEVITIMGRSNTNLLAMVNTLLEVYRFEAGRKTLAFQPVNLGQLLKEVADELTPLAEPKGLAINLDLGEDSTNSTVMGDRLELHRLFTNLIGNAIKFTDKGSVDIHLIAPTTADDHINIKVADTGPGIPPEEQATLFERFRQGSHKRSGSGLGLYLSRRIVEAHKGTIEVNSEVGKGSVFIVCLPVKQ